A single region of the Streptomyces vilmorinianum genome encodes:
- a CDS encoding asparaginase gives MQWTRDDRPRRITLISTGGTIASRWQGTGYAADASGDDVLATSPLPEGVTVEVVDLFNVNSSRMTSARQVTLLRAVHAALADPGVDGVVVTHGTDTLEESAFFLDLHHCDPRPVVFTGAQRPLGTGDGDGPGNVYDALQVAASVRDLGVLVVFDGLVHAARGTVKTQTLAADAFADPSEHSLGKVGFGTVDIRRRPDRPTPLPLPAAGAPGIIGALPRVDLVMHHSDGDALFLNTSVAAGAQGVVLVGTGAGNATPEIAEAVGEAVAQGVLVALSTRVPAGPVAEIYTGGGAVDLVAAGAVPTGTLRAGQARMAVLATLLSDVTPERRPALLHGLLNGPTRAEPALTAAGSRFSGGS, from the coding sequence ATGCAGTGGACACGCGACGACCGGCCGCGCCGGATCACCCTCATCAGCACCGGCGGCACCATCGCCAGCCGCTGGCAGGGCACCGGGTACGCGGCCGACGCGTCCGGCGACGACGTCCTGGCCACCTCGCCCCTCCCCGAGGGCGTGACGGTCGAGGTCGTCGACCTCTTCAACGTCAACAGCTCCCGTATGACCTCCGCCCGCCAGGTCACGCTGCTGCGCGCGGTCCACGCGGCGCTCGCCGACCCCGGCGTGGACGGCGTCGTGGTCACGCACGGCACGGACACCCTGGAGGAGTCGGCGTTCTTCCTGGACCTCCACCACTGCGACCCGCGCCCGGTGGTCTTCACCGGCGCGCAGCGCCCGCTCGGCACGGGCGACGGCGACGGTCCGGGCAATGTGTACGACGCTCTGCAGGTCGCCGCCTCGGTACGTGACCTGGGTGTGCTCGTGGTCTTCGACGGCCTGGTGCACGCGGCGCGCGGCACGGTGAAGACGCAGACCCTGGCGGCCGACGCCTTCGCCGACCCTTCCGAGCACAGCCTCGGGAAGGTCGGCTTCGGCACCGTGGACATCCGCCGCCGGCCGGACCGCCCGACCCCGCTCCCCCTGCCGGCCGCCGGAGCTCCCGGCATCATCGGCGCCCTGCCCCGGGTCGACCTGGTCATGCACCACAGCGACGGCGACGCGCTCTTCCTGAACACGTCCGTGGCCGCCGGCGCCCAGGGCGTCGTGCTGGTCGGCACCGGCGCGGGCAACGCGACCCCCGAGATAGCCGAGGCCGTCGGCGAAGCGGTCGCCCAGGGCGTCCTGGTCGCGCTCAGCACGAGGGTGCCGGCCGGGCCGGTCGCCGAGATCTACACCGGCGGCGGGGCCGTCGACCTGGTGGCCGCGGGTGCGGTGCCGACCGGGACGCTGCGTGCGGGCCAGGCCCGGATGGCCGTCCTGGCGACGCTCCTGTCCGACGTCACCCCGGAGCGCCGCCCGGCGCTGCTGCACGGCCTGCTGAACGGCCCCACGCGCGCGGAGCCCGCCCTGACGGCGGCCGGCTCCCGCTTCTCCGGCGGCTCCTGA
- the aspA gene encoding aspartate ammonia-lyase — MNTVSRREHDLLGEREVPADAYWGIHSLRAMENFPITGTPISVYPQLIDALAAVKEAAALANEELGLLAPEKAAAIVAACQEIRSGKLHDQFVVDVIQGGAGTSTNMNANEVVANRALELLGHAKGEYQFLHPNEDVNLSQSTNDVYPTAVRIAAITAVRGLLQAASVLQDAFAAKAVEFRDVLKMGRTQLQDAVPMTLGQEFSTYAVMLDEDRNRLAEAVELIHEINLGATAIGTGLNAPADYTETVRRHLAEITGMPLVTSVNLVEATQDCGAFVQLSGVLKRLAVKLSKTCNDLRLLSSGPRAGLNEINLPAVQAGSSIMPGKVNPVIPEVVNQVAFEVIGNDMTITMAAEGGQLQLNAFEPVILHSLAKSITSLRAACLTLAERCVAGITANTDELRAAVENSIGLATALNPYIGYTAATAIAKEALRTGRGVAELTLEKGLLPAERIAELLTPERLTGTHLS; from the coding sequence ATGAACACTGTCTCCCGCCGTGAGCACGACCTCCTCGGAGAGCGGGAGGTGCCCGCCGACGCGTACTGGGGCATCCACTCCCTGCGCGCCATGGAGAACTTCCCGATCACGGGAACGCCGATCTCCGTCTACCCGCAGCTGATCGACGCCCTGGCCGCCGTCAAGGAGGCCGCCGCCCTGGCCAACGAGGAACTCGGCCTGCTCGCCCCGGAGAAGGCGGCCGCCATCGTCGCCGCCTGTCAGGAGATCCGCTCCGGCAAGCTGCACGACCAGTTCGTCGTCGACGTCATCCAGGGCGGCGCCGGCACCTCGACGAACATGAACGCCAACGAGGTCGTCGCCAACCGCGCCCTCGAACTCCTCGGCCACGCCAAGGGCGAGTACCAGTTCCTGCACCCCAACGAGGACGTCAACCTCAGCCAGTCCACCAACGACGTCTACCCGACCGCCGTGCGGATCGCGGCGATCACGGCGGTACGCGGACTGCTCCAGGCGGCGTCCGTGCTCCAGGACGCGTTCGCGGCGAAGGCGGTCGAGTTCCGCGACGTCCTGAAGATGGGGCGCACGCAGCTCCAGGACGCGGTGCCGATGACGCTGGGCCAGGAGTTCTCCACGTACGCGGTGATGCTGGACGAGGACCGAAACCGTCTCGCCGAGGCCGTGGAGCTGATCCACGAGATCAACCTCGGCGCGACCGCGATCGGTACGGGCCTCAACGCCCCGGCCGACTACACCGAGACGGTCCGCCGCCACCTCGCCGAGATCACCGGCATGCCGCTGGTGACCTCCGTCAACCTGGTGGAGGCGACGCAGGACTGCGGCGCGTTCGTCCAGCTCTCCGGTGTCCTCAAGCGGCTCGCCGTCAAGCTCTCCAAGACCTGCAACGACCTGCGCCTGCTCTCCTCGGGCCCGCGCGCCGGCCTCAACGAGATCAATCTCCCCGCCGTACAGGCCGGTTCGAGCATCATGCCGGGCAAGGTCAACCCGGTGATCCCGGAGGTCGTCAACCAGGTCGCCTTCGAGGTGATCGGCAACGACATGACGATCACGATGGCGGCGGAGGGCGGCCAGCTCCAGCTCAACGCGTTCGAGCCGGTCATCCTGCACTCCCTGGCGAAGAGCATCACCTCCCTGCGGGCGGCCTGCCTCACCCTCGCGGAACGCTGCGTCGCGGGCATCACGGCCAATACCGACGAGCTGCGGGCGGCGGTGGAGAACTCCATCGGCCTGGCCACGGCCCTCAACCCGTACATCGGCTACACCGCGGCGACCGCCATCGCCAAGGAGGCCCTCCGGACGGGCCGCGGAGTCGCCGAACTCACCCTGGAGAAGGGCCTCCTGCCCGCGGAGCGCATCGCCGAACTCCTCACTCCGGAGCGCCTGACGGGCACCCACCTCAGCTAG